Within the Zea mays cultivar B73 chromosome 10, Zm-B73-REFERENCE-NAM-5.0, whole genome shotgun sequence genome, the region ACCTCCATGCCGCCGCTAGAGAAACATCTTAGCCTCGACCTCTGGAGTTATTTGCCAGACCCACCGCCGACACCATCTTCAGGCAAAGGCAACAATGGTGTACCTATTTTAGGTACTATACTTGCATTGTACGACAGTAGCAGACAAAGACTCGCATTATACTCGCATAGTACCCATTTTAGGCATAATGCATTTAAAAGTGACGTTTTTATCACTATTTATGCATATGTAGCGGTGCCAGGGTCATCAGCTGCACTATCACCAGCCAATAATGATAAGCAAGGGGGTTCAAGGCATGGAGCTAATGCAGTGGTTGACAGACAAACAAAGAACCCATCTGTAGTGGCTCTTGATGCTGAGGAAGAAGAGGGAGAGGCCGTGGATATTAGTGGAACAAGGAAGAGGGCAAAAAGGACTAAAGCTTTTGTGTGCGATTACTTCACCAAGAAAATAGAGAAACAATAAGGGCAAGTGAAACACCGAGGGCTCTAGGAAGCAGGGGATAAATGCCTTACTAGCCGCGTGACTATCGGACTTGGCAAGTCAGGATCGGAGCAGCTCggccttagagcatctccaagagaggcTCTAAACATGATCCTATTTTAAATATAGGGCTCAAAACCATAAAACATCCTTCCAACAGCGGCCCTATTTTATAAAATTTCATCAAATGGTTATAGGGCTCGGTCTCTCGGGTCCTAAATATAGTACCCATATACTGGAGCCCTATCCTCATTTCCACTTAATCTCCAACCATTTATTTCCTAATATCATGATTTATTTCCTAAATAACATTATTTAAGGCCTAACTATTGGAGTAAACATTTCTTTTGAGACCCTAAACATTCTAAATATGGTCCTATTTCAATTTTTAGGACTCTATTTTAGGGtttgttgttggagatgctcttagcagcCTTATGCACCATACGAAAAACTCCATAATTCTTCCGGGAAGCCCAAGGGAGAGGGAGATGGGATAGCGGCTCTGGCCACAATGAGCCGACAGATGACCCCTCGGCGGACCCCATTCGGACCCCATTCGAAGTGAGAACCTAAGGATCAAGAGCTTGGAGGTGATGACAGACAAACACTCGCTTAAGCTTTTGAAAGGGAGAAAAAACACCCGTCCCCACCTCAAGAAAGAATAGACTGCACCCAAAGATGGCACGATTCACAAAGATACAACCATCGAGCCCCTGCTCAATGCAACGTCTAGGGTCCTATCCTGTCTTTTTTGGTTTTACTCTCCCCCGCGCATCCCCTTCACGGTAATGAGGGAGGTGAGCAGTACCAAGCTTTTCTCGATGGGCTAGTAATGGCGCTCGATGAGCTTCAAACGGATAATTCGAGTGAGGCCCTGGTTCCTTCCATAGGATCCAAGCGTGGGGTCTGCTAGGGACCATCCTCATACTCCTAGGCGCTGACTCATATAGTCATCAATTCTGTTTGACCGGAATCGATGGCTCGCTACCTCTCTCTATGATAAACCATGAGTCGGACTCTACCTAAACTCGAACACGAGCTAGTAACGCCCTCAACGTTTTGTACGTCAGGGTCATGGACGCTAGTGTGCCCGTCTCCGGTTGCCCCTCGCTCTACTTTCGCTTGAGCGACCACAAGCCCTTTGTGGACTGACCTTGGAACTCTAGAATTCATGGCTACCTCACCATGAGTTTTTCATTCTTTGGTCCCTACAAAAGAAATTTGAATGGGTTTGGGTCCTTACCGGAAAGTGAGCCCTTGGTGTTCATCTAGTTTCCTAGGCCCAAGCGCTCTGGAAGGGTGGCCTAGTTGGTTCTTGCTCCCTTCGGTTTTATCGAGACCCTGCGTGAGTCGGGTAGACGACAAAGAAAAAGAGAGGTATCAACGTGGCCATGTTTACTTGGAAGGGTATAAATGTCATGCCTATTGGAAGGACACAAAAAATTGTTAGCGGGAAAGGCTATCTCTCTGATGCGCTTTGCCCTCCTCCCCCCTCATGCCCCGAGCCCTTAGGCATACGGTCTAGGGCCGAGAGCTGGTCGGCTTAGGAGTGTCGGGGATTTTCTACGGGTAGAATCATCGCATCTGCTCGATGTTCCACATGTTGGCGAGTGTCCTTCCCTTTTTGTCCTTCATCTTGTAGGTGTCTGGCCAAAGTTCCTCTTCGACCATAAACAACCCTCCGTTGGTGGGACAGTTTGTGTCAGTCTTTGTTGGTTTGAACCCACCGAAGTACTAAGACTCCTACTTGCAAGATGCTTCTTCGAACATGGTAGTTATGGTATCTTCGCGGTGCCTGCTGGTACCATGTCGACCGCAATAGTGCTACATCACGAGCTTCGTCGAGTTGGTCCAACGTGTCCTTTAGGCTCGACTCATTTTGCTCGTTGCATACAACCTTACCCTTGGGCGTCGTACTCGAGGTTGGTGGGAAGGACCGCCTCGACCCTATAGACCATAAAGTATGGCATGTACCCGGTTGGGTGGTTCGGGGTCGTTCTCAAGCTCTAGAGGACTGCAGTGAGCGCCTGCGACCATTGTTGGTCAAGTTTGCTTGAGGCGGGTGAAAAACGGGATTTCAGGCCTTGCATGATCATCCTGTTAGCCCGCTTGACCTGTTCGTTCCCCTGGGGGTGGGCCATGGAGGCCCAGTCTATGTGGATGTGGTATTCATCGCAGAATTCTAGGAACCTGTTCTCGGTAAACTGTGTACCATTGTCCATTATGATTGATTTCGGCATCCCAAATCTCAGCACCTAGTGTGCGTCTGATACCATGGTAGGCCAATTGAAATCTTACCGAAATGTGTTCCCATGAGGCTCCTCGAGGTAGCATGGTGCACGTAGGTCCTACTATGGATGTCTCCTAGGAACTGCCTGCCTGCCTTCCCTgctcggtcgagatgcacaactACCTTATTCTGATATGCCCCTTTTTGTAGAGATCTTTCCCAATCGTGATGAAGAACATGGCCCATTGATGAAgcctcctgagagcacctagagggggggtgaataggtgatcctgttaaacttgaaaacttaagccacaaaacttggttaatcgttagcacaataattgccaagtggctagagaggaattctcaacaaaacacaataaccaacaaggatcaatcacagagatggcacggtggttatcccgtggttcggccaagaccaacgcttgcctactccatgttgtggcgtcccaacggacgagggttgcaatcaacccctctcaagcggtccaaagacccacttgaataccacggtgttttgcttactttttctcaatcccgtttgcgaggaatctccacaacttggagcctctcgcccttacacttgaaattcacaaagaacacggagcaaggaagggattagcaacgcacacaagacacaagaatcagagtgtcaacacgcacacaagtcgcaacaagagctcgcaacacaactcaatgagttcacaactccactagagctctatatgctatcacaatgaaacgaatgcgcgaaatcgatgtcttggtgcttagaaatgttgtaggaatgcttggtgtgctcctccatgcgcctaggggtcccttttatagccccaaggcagctaggagccgttgagagcaatcaaggaaggctgatcttgccttctgtcgactggtgcaccggacagtccggtgcacaccggacactgtccggtgcccgatttccttccataaatggcgcagtcgaccgttggcagcctgagagccgttggcgcaccggacatgtccggtgcacaccggacagtccggtgcctcctactagccattggcccggccacgtgtcccgcgcagatcgcgcggtcgaccgttggccctgccgaccgttggctcaccggacagtccggtgcacaccggacagtccggtgaattatagtcgtacgtcgccgatgaattcccgagagcagccactttgctcgagcaagcctggcgcaccgaacactgtccggtgcaccaccggacagtccggtgctcccagactcagcaaagtcttggctgttcgagccaaggcattttcaattggatttttcctgtttccagcacttagacacaacacattagtccataaaacaatgtactaagtctgagaaacatacctttatccttgatttgtactttgtccacctttttacactagggcacttgtgttggacactaaatcaccaaaatacatagaaatggcctaagggcacatttccctttcaatctccccctttttggtgatttatgccaacacaacataaagcaagtagagtataaaggcctttattttctccccctttggcatcaagcaccaaaacgggataaatcttggccctttaaccccattgcctcactaaaatcttcaaataagaacacaaaggcaataagagtataaagatgaacttgaaaagttactcttttcaatcggagtgcagtggaagtcttgcatggtccaagtccaccttttccctttcaattctccttggagactaaaacaaccaaactcaagtacatggttagtctcaaagggtcaagttgtagcacagctccccctaaatatgtgcatcacttgcaacacGGACTTGTgaagtccagggagtgtttgtacaacttgagcaccacaataagcaacagaatgcagaatgaacatgatcaaaggcataaacacatgtatgctacaattcaatccaagttccgcgaatctaggacatttagctcactacgcagactgcaaaaggtcttttcatctaaaggcttagtgaagatatcggctagctggttctcggtgctaacatgaaacacttcgatatctcccttttgctggtggtctctcaaaaagtgatgccggatgtcaatgtgctttgtgcggctgtgctcaacaggattttccgctattcggatagcactctcattatcacataggagtgggactttgctcagattgtagccaaagtcccggagggtttgcctcatccaaagcagttgcgcacaacactgtcctgcggcaacatactcggcctcagcggtggatagggcaacggaagtttgtttcttagagttccacgacaccagggaccttcctaagaattggcacgtccccgatgtactcttcctatcgaccttacatccagcatagtcggagtctgaatatccaatcaagtcaaagttagacccctttggataccagatcccaaagcaaggcgtagcgactaaatatcgaagaattcgcttcacagccactaagtgacactccttaggatcggattgaaatctagcacacatgcatacgctaagcataatatccggtctactagcacataaataaagcaaagaacctatcatggaccggtatgctttttgatcaacggacttacctcctttgttgaggtcggtgtgtccgtcagttcccatcggcgtctttgcgggcttggcgtccttcatcccaaaccgctttagcaagtcttgcgtgtacttcgtttgggagatgaaagtgtcgtccttgagttgcttcacttggaacccaaggaagtagttcaactcgcccatcatcgacatctcgaatttctgcgtcatcaccctgctaaattcttcacaagacttttgattagtagaaccaaatattatgtcatcgacataaatttggcatacgaaaagatcaccatcgcaagtcttagtaaaaagagttggatcggctttcccgaccttgaaagcattagcaattaaaaagtctctaaggcattcataccatgctcttggggcttgcttaagtccatagagcgccttagagagcttacacacgtggtcgaggtaccgttcatcctcgaagccagggggttgctccacgtacacctcctccttgattggcccattgaggaaagcgctcttcacatccatttggtacaacctgaaagaatggtgagcagcatatgctagcaagatacgaattgattctagcctagccacaggagcaaaagtctcctcaaagtccaaacctgtgacttgggcataaccttttgccacaagtcgagccttgttcctcgtcaccaccccgtgctcgtcctgtttgttgcggaacacccacttggttcccacaacattttgcttgggacgaggcaccagtgtccaaacttcattgcgcttgaagttgttgagttcctcctgcatggccaatacccagtccggatctagcaaggcttcttctaccctgaaaggctcaatagaagagacaaaagagtaatgctcacaaaaattaactaatcttgaacgagtagttactcccttgctaatatcacccaatatttggttgacgggatgatccctttggatcgtcgctcgaacttgggttggaggtgcctgaggtgcttcttcctcttcaacttgatcatcctgtgctcccctttgatcatgcgcctccacttgaggtgcctgttcgtcatcttgggatggggaatgcaccatggttgaggaagacggttgatcttgctccaattgttcctgaggccgtacatctccaatcgccatggtgcgtatcacggccgttggaacgtcttctacatcatcaagatcaacaacttgctctcttggagagccattagtctcatcaaatacaacgtcgctagagacttcaaccaaacccgatgatttgttgaagaccctatacgcctttgtatttgaatcataacctaataaaaacccttctacggctttgggagcaaatttggaattcctacccttcttcactagaatgtagcatttactcccaaatacacgaaagtacgatacattgggtttgttaccaatcagcagctcatatgaagtcttcttgaggaggtggtgaaggtagaccctgttgatggcgtggcaagccgtgttcacggcttccgaccaaaagcactcaggggtcttgaactctccaagcatagtcctcgccatatctatgagtgtcctgttcttcctctctaccacaccattttgctgaggtgtgtagggagcggagaactcgtgcttgatcccctcctcctcaaggaactcctccacttgaagattcttgaattcggtctcgttgtcgctccttatcttcttcactttgagctcaaactcattttgagctctcctgaggaagcgcttgagggtcccttgggtttcagacttatcctgcaaaaagaacacccaagtgaagcgggaaagtcatcaacaataactagaccatacttacttcctcctatgcttagataggtgacgggtctgaagaggtccatatgcagcagctccagaggtcttgacgtggtcatcacattcttgctgtgatgtgctcctcccacttgtttacctgcttgacaagctgcacaaggtctatctttttcgaaatgaacattggttagacctatcacgtgttctccctttagaagcttgtggaggttcttcatccccacatgtgctaagcggcgatgccacaaccagcccatgcaagtcttagccattaagcatgcatctagaccggcctcttcttttgcaaaatcaactaagtaaagtttgccgtctagtacacccttaaaagctagtgaaccatcacttcttctaaagacagacacatctacatttgtaaataaacaattatatcccatattacataattgactaacagatagtaaattatatccaagactctcaactaaaaacacattagagatagaatgctcatttgatattgcaatcttacctaaacctttcaccttgccttggttcccatcaccgaatatgattgaatcttgggaatccttattcttgacataggaggtgaacatcttcttctcccccgtcatatggtttgtgcatccgctgtcgataatctagcttgaacccccggatgcataaacctgcaaggcaaatttaggcttgggtcttaggtacccaactcttgttgggtcctacaaggttagtcacaatttccttagggacccaaatgcaagttttatcacccttgcattttgcccctaatttcctagcaactatcttcctatcctttctacaaatagcaaaggaagcattcaaagcatgataaattgtagagggaccattcataacttttctaggagcatgaacaaaattctttctaggcacatgatgaatatttttcctaggcatatctctacaatgcatataggaagaactggaagcatacatagcataagaatcataggcatgtgaatcaaaagcattacaactcctatgagactgtcttctatcattgtacataaaagcatggttctttttagtacttcttgccataggggccttccctttctccttggcagagatgggagccttatggcttgttaagttcttggcttccctcttgaagccaagcccatccttaatggaggggtgtctaccaatcgtgtaggcatccctagcaaattttagtttatcaaaatcacttttgctagccttaagttgggcattaagactagccatttcatcatttaattttgtaacagaagctatgtgttcactacaagcatcaacatcaaactctttacatctattgcaaataacaacattttctacacaagttgttgatttactagctatttctaacatagcattcaaatcatcattaatgctccttaagctagaaattgtttcatggcaagaagataattcacaagaaagcatttcgtttctcttaacttctaaggcatgagatttttgtgcttctaaaaatttgtcatgttcttcatacaacaagtcctcttgtttttctaaaagcctattcttatcattcaaggcatcaatcaactcattaattttatctaccttggttctatctaggcccttaaataaacatgaataatctatttcatcctcatcactagattcgtcctcacttgaagaagcataagtagagtttcgagtacttaccttcttctcccttgccataaggcatgtgtgacgctcgttggggaagagggatgacttgttgaaggcggtggcggcgagtccttcattgtcggagtcgaaggaggagcaatccgaatcccactcctttcctagatgtgcctcgccctttgccttcttatagttcttctttttctccctcttgttcccttgatcctgatcactatcattgtcgggacagttagcaataaaatgaccaagcttaccgcatttgaagcatgagcgcttccccttggctttggtcttgcttggctgtcccttgcgacctttaagcgccgtcttgaatctcttgatgatgagggccatctcttcatcattaagtccgacctccTCAATTTGtgtcaccttgctaggtagcgcctccttgcttcttgttgccttgagagcaaggggttgaggctcgttgattggaccattcaatgcgtcatccacgtacctcgcctccttgatcatcattcgcccgct harbors:
- the LOC103641809 gene encoding uncharacterized protein isoform X1 gives rise to the protein MPARPSLKLNTWSGGVEPRSGRAVEVHQAGLASSKQLHLARQQATDNIHVSMSRSARATSMPPLEKHLSLDLWSYLPDPPPTPSSGKGNNGVPILGTILALYDSSRQRLALYSHSTHFRHNAFKSDVFITIYAYVAVPGSSAALSPANNDKQGGSRHGANAVVDRQTKNPSVVALDAEEEEGEAVDISGTRKRAKRTKAFVCDYFTKKIEKQ
- the LOC103641809 gene encoding uncharacterized protein isoform X2, producing the protein MPARPSLKLNTWSGGVEPRSGRAVEVHQAGLASSKQLHLARQQATDNIHVSMSRSARATSMPPLEKHLSLDLWSYLPDPPPTPSSGKGNNGVPILAVPGSSAALSPANNDKQGGSRHGANAVVDRQTKNPSVVALDAEEEEGEAVDISGTRKRAKRTKAFVCDYFTKKIEKQ